In one Caballeronia sp. M1242 genomic region, the following are encoded:
- a CDS encoding maltotransferase domain-containing protein → MENHQAHHAYAPRIYFIDPLLVGPLSNWPAQFEHAAALGFDHVLIGSPFVPGSNGHREAVADHHRLHPVFECDTSAADGLRQLADAAKTHGLTVLVDIVINRVSAEGGLYQDNKHWFQPFESADARLDPRRPPQQRDVAYANFADGEAAHQLTQWWARELSVIADAGIGGFRFDSPHAVPAHVWRRLGAAVREKHPQTRWLAWTVGVSRDDLRALADAEFDAVFASTRWWDFKGAWLVDEHAALSRIAPPISFPEEPFGTRLIADLSDTSDTALVERAYCRALYTATALGTGILVPMGFEFGVGLPMSQQYGVAAEYQRAKSEARIDLCEQIKRANGLQRDTATLSDVGELRSLTGAGTPYAALIRAAGGDLRDSDSAVLVLVNPDLVAPVQVDTRHLLEGVPGNYTRFAPLGDANAPAERLSALSLKAGELRLFRAEAEPFILLAQPQVKRGAKTADKKSVNEAIAAPRVSIESVTPSVDHGRFPAKRIVGEAVEIQAAIFAEGHDKIAAAVQWRAADETEWHETPMSLVLPLGNDLWTARIPLERVGRHEFVVMAWRDDFASLVDHMQKKLKAGQTVELELEEAKHLFALILAEVKTVEGSESAPLEAIVKEFTKAESERKLELVLSAATAKAVAAARHRPFLSRDPVVYRIDSERAAARFASWYEIFPRSMSDDENRHGTFIDVIGKMPRIREMGFDVLYFPPIHPIGTANRKGKNNSLTAEPGDVGSPYAIGAKEGGHDAVHPELGNFDDFKRMLEAAHEHGLEIALDFAVQCSPDHPWLKEHPTWFAWRPDGTLRYAENPPKKYQDIVNPDFYAQDAKPDLWIALRDVFLHWIAAGVRIFRVDNPHTKPFPFWEWVIGDVRARHPDVIFLAEAFTRPRVMNRLAKLGFSQSYTYFTWRETKRDFLEYMHDLTQTDAKDYFRPNFFVNTPDINPRFLQSSGRPGFVIRAALAATLSGLWGVYSGFELCESAALPNSEEYLDSEKYQLKAWDWNRPGNIVGEVTALNRIRRANPALQTHLGVNFLPAHNDHILFFEKANASRDNVVLVAINLDPFNEQGADIELPWQTLERWGVKEWDAIAVEDQMTGERFEWRGRRQHVRLNPHSLPFAIWRISPTWGLPKPSPDGER, encoded by the coding sequence ATGGAAAACCATCAAGCTCATCATGCGTACGCACCCCGTATTTATTTCATCGATCCCTTGCTCGTCGGCCCGCTGTCCAACTGGCCTGCCCAGTTCGAACACGCGGCGGCGCTCGGTTTCGACCATGTCCTGATCGGCTCTCCGTTCGTGCCCGGCAGCAACGGGCATCGCGAGGCCGTCGCCGATCATCATCGCCTGCACCCTGTCTTCGAATGCGACACGAGCGCCGCGGACGGCCTGCGCCAGCTCGCCGACGCCGCGAAAACGCATGGCCTGACGGTGCTGGTGGACATCGTGATCAACCGCGTGAGCGCGGAAGGCGGTCTGTATCAGGACAACAAGCACTGGTTTCAGCCGTTCGAGAGCGCGGATGCGCGGCTCGATCCGCGCCGTCCGCCGCAACAGCGCGACGTGGCCTACGCCAATTTCGCCGATGGCGAAGCCGCGCATCAACTGACGCAGTGGTGGGCGCGCGAGTTGAGCGTGATCGCGGATGCGGGCATCGGCGGCTTTCGCTTCGACTCGCCGCACGCGGTGCCGGCGCATGTGTGGCGGCGGCTCGGGGCCGCGGTGCGGGAAAAGCATCCGCAGACGCGCTGGCTCGCGTGGACCGTCGGCGTATCGCGCGATGACTTGCGCGCGCTCGCCGATGCCGAGTTCGATGCCGTCTTCGCCTCGACGCGCTGGTGGGACTTCAAGGGCGCGTGGCTGGTGGACGAGCACGCGGCGCTCTCGCGCATCGCGCCGCCGATCTCGTTCCCCGAGGAGCCGTTCGGCACGCGCCTGATCGCGGACCTGAGCGATACGAGCGATACCGCGCTCGTCGAACGCGCGTATTGCCGCGCGCTTTACACGGCCACCGCGCTCGGCACGGGCATCCTCGTGCCGATGGGCTTCGAATTCGGCGTCGGCTTGCCGATGTCGCAGCAGTACGGCGTCGCAGCCGAGTATCAGCGCGCGAAGAGCGAGGCGCGCATCGACCTGTGCGAGCAGATCAAGCGCGCGAACGGATTGCAGCGCGATACCGCGACGCTTTCCGATGTCGGCGAACTGCGCTCGCTGACAGGCGCGGGCACGCCGTACGCCGCGCTGATTCGCGCCGCCGGCGGCGACTTGCGCGACAGCGATTCGGCGGTGCTCGTGCTCGTCAATCCCGATCTCGTCGCGCCGGTGCAGGTGGACACGCGGCATCTGCTGGAAGGCGTGCCTGGCAACTACACGCGCTTCGCGCCGCTCGGCGACGCGAACGCCCCGGCGGAGCGCCTCTCGGCGTTGTCGCTGAAAGCCGGCGAACTGCGCCTCTTCCGCGCGGAAGCCGAGCCGTTCATTCTGCTCGCGCAGCCGCAAGTGAAGCGCGGCGCGAAGACCGCCGACAAGAAGTCCGTGAACGAAGCGATCGCCGCGCCGCGCGTATCCATCGAGAGCGTCACGCCTTCGGTGGATCACGGGCGCTTTCCGGCCAAGCGCATCGTCGGCGAGGCGGTCGAGATTCAGGCTGCGATCTTCGCGGAAGGCCACGACAAGATCGCGGCGGCGGTGCAATGGCGCGCCGCCGACGAAACCGAGTGGCACGAAACGCCGATGTCGCTCGTGCTTCCGCTCGGCAACGACTTGTGGACGGCGCGCATTCCGCTCGAACGCGTGGGACGTCACGAATTCGTGGTGATGGCGTGGCGCGACGACTTCGCGTCGCTCGTCGATCACATGCAGAAGAAGCTGAAGGCCGGGCAAACGGTCGAGCTCGAACTCGAAGAAGCCAAGCACCTGTTCGCGCTGATCCTCGCGGAAGTGAAGACCGTCGAGGGCTCCGAGAGCGCGCCGCTCGAAGCCATCGTCAAGGAGTTCACGAAGGCCGAGTCCGAGCGCAAGCTCGAACTCGTGCTGTCGGCCGCGACGGCGAAGGCGGTCGCGGCGGCGCGCCACCGGCCGTTCCTGTCGCGCGATCCGGTCGTGTATCGCATCGACTCCGAACGCGCGGCTGCGCGCTTCGCAAGCTGGTACGAGATCTTCCCGCGCTCGATGAGCGACGACGAGAACCGTCACGGCACGTTCATCGACGTGATCGGCAAGATGCCGCGCATTCGCGAGATGGGCTTCGACGTGCTGTATTTCCCGCCGATCCATCCTATCGGCACGGCGAACCGCAAGGGCAAGAACAATTCGCTGACGGCCGAGCCGGGCGACGTGGGCAGCCCGTATGCGATCGGCGCGAAGGAAGGCGGCCACGATGCGGTGCATCCGGAACTCGGCAACTTCGATGACTTCAAGCGCATGCTCGAAGCCGCGCACGAGCACGGCCTAGAAATCGCGCTCGACTTCGCGGTGCAGTGCTCGCCGGATCATCCGTGGCTGAAGGAGCATCCGACATGGTTCGCGTGGCGACCCGACGGCACGTTGCGTTATGCCGAGAACCCGCCGAAGAAGTATCAGGACATCGTGAATCCGGACTTCTACGCGCAGGACGCGAAGCCCGATTTGTGGATCGCCTTGCGCGACGTGTTCCTGCACTGGATCGCGGCGGGCGTGCGTATCTTCCGCGTCGATAACCCGCATACTAAGCCGTTCCCGTTCTGGGAATGGGTGATCGGCGACGTGCGCGCGCGTCATCCAGATGTGATCTTCCTTGCCGAAGCGTTCACGCGGCCGCGCGTGATGAACCGGCTCGCGAAGCTGGGCTTCTCGCAGTCGTACACGTACTTCACGTGGCGCGAGACCAAGCGCGATTTCCTCGAATACATGCACGACCTGACGCAGACGGACGCGAAGGATTACTTCCGGCCCAACTTCTTCGTCAACACGCCGGACATCAACCCGCGCTTCCTGCAAAGCTCGGGGCGTCCCGGCTTCGTGATTCGCGCCGCGCTCGCCGCGACGCTTTCCGGGCTGTGGGGCGTGTACAGCGGCTTTGAATTGTGCGAGTCCGCCGCGCTGCCGAATAGCGAGGAGTATCTCGATTCCGAGAAGTATCAGTTGAAGGCGTGGGACTGGAACCGGCCCGGCAACATCGTCGGCGAAGTGACTGCGCTCAATCGCATTCGACGCGCGAATCCCGCGTTGCAGACGCATCTCGGCGTGAACTTCCTGCCGGCGCATAACGATCACATCCTGTTCTTCGAGAAGGCCAACGCATCGCGCGATAACGTCGTGCTCGTCGCGATTAATCTCGATCCGTTCAACGAGCAAGGCGCGGATATCGAACTGCCGTGGCAGACGCTGGAACGCTGGGGCGTGAAGGAATGGGACGCCATCGCGGTCGAGGATCAGATGACGGGCGAACGTTTCGAGTGGCGCGGCCGGCGTCAGCATGTGCGGCTCAACCCGCATTCGCTGCCCTTCGCGATCTGGCGCATCTCGCCGACGTGGGGTCTGCCGAAGCCTTCGCCCGACGGAGAACGTTAA